A single window of Phycisphaerales bacterium DNA harbors:
- a CDS encoding histidine phosphatase family protein has translation MATFLLIRHGAHLLGGDRLAGDTPVKLSPLGHEQVAAMVERVAKVPVKAIYSSPIERTKQTAAALAARLQLPVTYREELAEVGFGEWIGKTFDVLDADQRWKQWNTFRSGSGAPGGERMIDVQRRIVGEMLRLWEVHGHDVVALVSHGDVIKAAAAYFLGVPLDLFLRIEISLASVTVIRVEEGGPWVLGVNGTGEVVMG, from the coding sequence ATGGCGACGTTTCTGCTCATCCGGCACGGGGCGCACCTGCTCGGCGGCGACAGGCTGGCGGGCGATACGCCGGTGAAGCTCAGCCCGCTGGGGCACGAGCAGGTCGCGGCCATGGTGGAGCGGGTCGCGAAGGTGCCGGTCAAGGCGATCTACTCAAGCCCCATCGAGCGGACGAAGCAGACCGCGGCGGCACTGGCGGCGCGTCTGCAGCTGCCGGTCACCTACCGCGAGGAGCTGGCGGAGGTGGGTTTCGGCGAGTGGATCGGGAAGACGTTCGATGTGCTGGACGCCGATCAGCGGTGGAAGCAGTGGAACACCTTCCGCAGCGGGAGCGGGGCGCCGGGCGGCGAGCGGATGATCGACGTGCAGCGGCGGATCGTGGGCGAGATGCTGCGGCTGTGGGAGGTGCACGGCCATGATGTGGTCGCGCTGGTGAGCCACGGCGATGTGATCAAGGCGGCCGCTGCGTACTTCCTGGGGGTGCCGCTGGACCTGTTCCTGCGGATCGAGATCAGCCTGGCGTCGGTGACGGTGATCCGCGTGGAGGAGGGCGGGCCGTGGGTGCTGGGGGTGAACGGGACCGGGGAGGTGGTGATGGGGTGA
- a CDS encoding sugar phosphate nucleotidyltransferase: MWGIIPSAGIGSRIQPLAFSKELLPVGSRVEEGVERPRAVSEYIVERMIVGGATKLCFVISPGKHDIVNYYAGSIGGASIAYVVQGRAKGLCDAIFRALPLIGRDEHVLIGLPDTIWFPVDGMAMLPDGELSFLLFEVDRPEFFDAVVTDRHNRVQEIQVKQKDARSRWVWGAFKMPGAVLHDLHALWQRPGRRDEYMGTLINAWLAEGGSALGVKAGEAYVDVGTLNGYREAIAVLSRGPHAREAALDAPALAHRNGGK; this comes from the coding sequence ATGTGGGGCATCATCCCGTCGGCGGGCATCGGGAGCCGGATCCAGCCGCTGGCGTTCAGCAAGGAACTGCTGCCGGTGGGTTCGCGGGTGGAGGAGGGGGTGGAGCGGCCGCGGGCGGTGAGCGAGTACATCGTGGAGCGGATGATCGTGGGTGGGGCGACGAAGCTGTGCTTCGTGATCTCGCCGGGCAAGCACGACATCGTGAACTACTACGCGGGTTCGATCGGGGGGGCGAGCATCGCGTACGTGGTGCAAGGGCGGGCGAAGGGGCTGTGCGACGCGATCTTCCGGGCGCTGCCGCTGATCGGGCGGGACGAGCACGTGCTCATCGGGCTGCCGGACACGATCTGGTTCCCGGTGGATGGAATGGCGATGCTGCCCGACGGCGAGCTGTCGTTCCTGCTATTCGAGGTGGATCGGCCGGAGTTCTTCGATGCGGTGGTGACCGATCGGCACAACCGTGTGCAGGAGATCCAGGTCAAGCAGAAGGACGCGCGGTCGCGCTGGGTGTGGGGGGCGTTCAAGATGCCCGGGGCGGTCCTGCACGACCTGCACGCGCTGTGGCAACGGCCGGGCCGGCGCGATGAATACATGGGCACGCTGATCAACGCGTGGCTCGCCGAGGGCGGCAGCGCGCTGGGCGTGAAGGCGGGCGAGGCGTACGTGGACGTGGGCACGCTGAACGGCTACCGCGAGGCGATCGCGGTGCTGTCGCGCGGCCCGCACGCACGGGAGGCGGCGCTGGATGCGCCGGCACTGGCGCACAGGAACGGAGGGAAGTGA
- a CDS encoding DUF1854 domain-containing protein — protein MRRRLYEAGLNGSPLVLCTPTDIDRAGFYRRHWLAATREQMWVVPEEDGEVIQLPLEKATEIRTVAGVGSGTLAAKVDGTYFDLLRYSNRQAYRFEKVVPKLESLRKGEAVAIHAEDEHDPRRCEKCGVMLDQPGDSCPHCVNRGAVLTRMVKLMKPYQKQAAVMMALLLVGVALDLVSPQLTRYLVDHVLPRGEHAGGALPADQMPAAMTLLLSVVGTLAGVQVLRTVVNIFNGRLGSRVGTAITSDMRTRLVDHLQRLSVGFYDKQQVGSLMGRVAYDTESLHGFLWQLTGGFLLQLLMVVGVALMMFAIDVKLALYALLPAPFVMGGTVFFWRYVYPRYYVSWDASSKQAGTLSGMLSGIRVVKAFNQEERELDRFRKVSARLRDSKHHVDMSIATFNPVIGLVFQMGGWIVWYFGGREVLEGRLSLGELMAFFGYLWMFYGPLAALPQFTNWLTGFVTQANRIFEILDAPLANASPVQPVKLGTVKGDIRFEDVSFGYSRHTPVLRGVNLHIRPGEMVGIVGASGSGKTTVVNLLSRFYDVDEGRVLIDGVDIRQVDQNELRPQMGVVLQEPFLFRGSIAENLTYGRPSAEPEAVLTAARMANCHDFIMRQPHGYDTWVGERGAGLSGGERQRISIARALLTDPKVLILDEATSSVDAESEALIQSALNEVVRDRTTIAIAHRLSTLRRADRIIVMDRGQVAEVGTHDELVVRDGIYINLLRLQGHSLEVHAEAEPSEAVPGAVNEDASDASPLPPLGGHKVRWLEPELAQIHLGNWNTLHVTVKNERIYGGVYALRCMPIHFPAGFISLRHLDSSGREVEIGVIRYLGRWPEEAQQLIRDALRRRYLVHTVFSIESISQKGNFLNICAQTDLGPVRFAVRAQPDRAQDFGARGKMLLDTDDNRYFVPDVDALPVKEARLFRRYVYW, from the coding sequence GTGCGGCGGCGGCTGTACGAGGCGGGGCTGAACGGCTCACCGCTGGTGCTGTGCACGCCGACGGACATCGACCGCGCGGGGTTCTACCGGCGGCACTGGCTGGCCGCGACGCGCGAGCAGATGTGGGTCGTCCCTGAGGAAGACGGTGAGGTCATCCAGCTGCCGCTGGAGAAGGCGACAGAGATCCGCACCGTGGCGGGCGTGGGCTCGGGAACGCTCGCGGCCAAAGTGGACGGGACGTACTTCGATCTGCTCCGCTATAGCAACCGGCAGGCATACCGCTTCGAGAAGGTGGTGCCCAAGCTGGAGTCGCTGCGCAAGGGCGAGGCAGTCGCGATCCACGCGGAGGACGAGCACGACCCGCGCCGCTGCGAGAAGTGCGGCGTGATGCTCGACCAGCCTGGCGACAGCTGCCCGCACTGCGTCAACCGCGGCGCGGTGCTGACGCGGATGGTGAAGCTCATGAAGCCTTACCAGAAGCAGGCAGCGGTCATGATGGCCCTGCTGCTGGTGGGCGTGGCGCTGGACCTGGTGTCGCCGCAGCTCACGCGCTACCTCGTCGACCACGTGCTGCCCCGGGGCGAGCACGCGGGCGGGGCACTGCCGGCCGACCAGATGCCCGCGGCTATGACGCTGCTGCTGAGCGTCGTCGGCACCCTCGCTGGCGTACAGGTGCTGCGCACGGTGGTGAATATCTTCAATGGCCGGCTGGGCAGCCGCGTCGGCACGGCCATCACCAGCGATATGCGGACGCGGCTGGTGGACCACCTCCAGCGGCTGAGCGTGGGCTTCTACGACAAGCAGCAGGTGGGCTCGCTCATGGGCCGGGTGGCGTACGACACCGAGAGCCTGCACGGATTCTTGTGGCAGCTGACGGGCGGCTTCCTGCTGCAGCTGCTGATGGTGGTGGGCGTCGCGCTCATGATGTTCGCGATCGACGTGAAGCTCGCCCTGTACGCGCTGCTGCCGGCGCCGTTCGTGATGGGCGGCACGGTGTTCTTCTGGCGCTACGTCTACCCGCGGTACTACGTGTCGTGGGACGCGAGCAGCAAGCAGGCGGGGACGCTCTCGGGCATGCTGTCGGGCATCCGTGTCGTTAAGGCGTTCAACCAGGAGGAGCGCGAGCTGGACCGCTTCCGCAAGGTGAGCGCGCGGCTGCGGGACTCCAAGCACCACGTCGACATGTCCATCGCCACCTTCAACCCGGTGATCGGGCTTGTGTTCCAGATGGGCGGCTGGATCGTGTGGTACTTCGGCGGGCGCGAGGTGCTGGAGGGCCGGCTCTCGCTGGGCGAGCTGATGGCGTTCTTCGGCTATCTGTGGATGTTCTACGGGCCGCTGGCGGCCCTGCCGCAGTTCACCAACTGGCTGACGGGGTTCGTCACGCAGGCCAACCGCATCTTCGAAATCCTGGATGCGCCTTTGGCCAACGCCTCGCCGGTGCAGCCGGTGAAGCTGGGCACGGTCAAGGGCGACATCCGCTTCGAGGATGTGAGTTTTGGGTACAGCCGCCACACGCCGGTGCTGCGGGGGGTCAATCTGCATATCCGGCCCGGGGAGATGGTGGGCATTGTGGGCGCCAGCGGGTCAGGCAAGACGACCGTGGTCAACCTGCTCAGCCGGTTTTATGACGTGGACGAGGGGCGGGTGTTGATCGACGGCGTTGACATCCGGCAGGTGGACCAGAACGAGCTGCGACCGCAGATGGGAGTGGTGCTGCAGGAGCCCTTCCTCTTCCGCGGCAGCATCGCGGAGAACCTGACCTACGGGCGGCCGAGCGCGGAGCCCGAGGCGGTGCTCACGGCCGCGCGGATGGCCAACTGTCACGACTTCATCATGCGGCAGCCGCACGGCTATGACACGTGGGTGGGCGAGCGCGGCGCCGGGCTCAGCGGCGGCGAGCGGCAGCGGATCAGCATCGCGCGGGCGCTGCTGACCGACCCCAAGGTGCTGATCCTGGACGAGGCGACCAGCAGCGTGGACGCCGAGAGCGAGGCCCTGATCCAGAGCGCCCTCAACGAGGTCGTGCGCGACCGCACCACCATCGCGATCGCCCACCGCCTCAGTACGCTGCGACGGGCGGACCGCATCATCGTCATGGACCGCGGCCAGGTGGCCGAGGTCGGCACCCACGACGAGCTGGTGGTGCGGGATGGAATCTACATCAACCTCTTGCGGCTGCAAGGGCATTCGCTGGAGGTCCACGCTGAAGCGGAGCCGAGCGAGGCTGTGCCGGGTGCGGTGAATGAGGACGCGAGCGACGCCTCGCCGCTGCCGCCCCTCGGCGGCCACAAGGTCCGCTGGCTGGAGCCCGAACTGGCCCAGATCCATCTGGGCAACTGGAACACGCTGCACGTGACGGTGAAGAACGAGCGCATCTACGGCGGCGTGTACGCCTTGCGGTGCATGCCCATCCACTTCCCCGCGGGGTTCATCTCGCTGCGGCACCTCGACTCCAGCGGCCGCGAGGTGGAGATCGGGGTGATTCGTTACCTGGGCCGCTGGCCGGAGGAGGCGCAGCAGCTCATCCGCGACGCGCTGCGGCGTCGCTACCTCGTCCACACGGTGTTCTCGATCGAGTCGATCTCCCAGAAGGGCAACTTCCTGAACATCTGCGCTCAGACCGACTTAGGGCCGGTGCGCTTCGCGGTGCGGGCTCAGCCAGACCGGGCCCAGGACTTCGGCGCCCGCGGCAAGATGCTGCTGGACACCGACGATAACCGCTACTTCGTGCCCGATGTGGATGCGCTGCCGGTGAAGGAAGCGCGGCTGTTCAGGCGGTATGTCTACTGGTGA
- a CDS encoding metal ABC transporter substrate-binding protein — MWKPLALLLAAALLALALTSPLTACKQTPPAKVPRTVKAVVTVAPLKSLVEPLLPPGSSVTILMQPGRSEHGYEFTPADVAALADANLVVYVGLGLEGQLESILAKQNAPNRELVCFAEAVGLKSDHDHAHDHDHKHDHHAHDDHDHDHAHDEVNQDPHLWLDPVVVEAFLPTLSASVLKASSTPGSSIESDLARVEAATTKLRTRVHEVHEAWKSRLEPYKGRAVVTHHNAFARPAARYGFKVAAVIREFDSDPTPADLAKVADAIRAHNVSTIFIEPQYSPAAANKIRDIAGVTVSTLDPLGDGDWFAMMQRNLDALAKGLESASPAPATPTTTGAK, encoded by the coding sequence ATGTGGAAACCCCTCGCACTCCTCCTCGCCGCGGCCCTCCTCGCGCTCGCCCTCACCAGCCCCCTCACCGCGTGCAAGCAGACACCCCCCGCGAAGGTGCCCCGCACCGTCAAGGCCGTGGTCACCGTCGCCCCCCTCAAGTCCCTCGTCGAGCCCCTCCTCCCGCCTGGCAGCTCCGTTACGATCCTCATGCAACCCGGCCGCAGCGAGCACGGCTACGAGTTCACCCCCGCGGACGTCGCCGCTCTCGCCGACGCCAACCTCGTTGTCTACGTCGGCCTCGGCCTGGAGGGGCAGCTCGAGTCCATCCTCGCCAAGCAGAACGCCCCCAACCGCGAGCTCGTCTGCTTCGCCGAAGCCGTGGGCCTCAAGTCTGACCACGACCACGCCCACGATCACGACCACAAGCACGACCACCACGCCCACGACGATCATGACCACGACCACGCCCACGACGAGGTGAACCAGGACCCGCACCTCTGGCTCGACCCTGTCGTCGTCGAAGCCTTCCTCCCCACGCTCTCCGCCTCCGTGCTCAAAGCCTCCTCCACGCCCGGCTCCTCCATCGAGTCCGACCTCGCCCGCGTCGAGGCCGCGACCACGAAGCTCCGCACTCGCGTCCACGAGGTTCACGAGGCCTGGAAGTCCCGCCTCGAGCCCTACAAGGGCCGCGCGGTTGTCACCCACCATAACGCCTTCGCCCGCCCGGCCGCCCGCTACGGCTTCAAGGTCGCCGCCGTCATCCGCGAGTTCGATTCCGACCCCACCCCCGCCGACCTCGCCAAGGTCGCCGACGCCATCCGCGCCCACAATGTCTCCACGATCTTCATTGAGCCGCAGTACAGCCCCGCGGCCGCCAACAAAATCCGCGACATCGCCGGGGTCACCGTCAGCACCCTCGACCCCCTCGGCGACGGGGACTGGTTCGCGATGATGCAGCGCAACCTCGACGCCCTCGCCAAGGGCCTCGAGTCCGCCTCGCCCGCCCCCGCAACACCGACCACCACGGGCGCCAAGTGA
- a CDS encoding inositol-3-phosphate synthase has protein sequence MRAKTVRVAVVGVGNCASSLVQGVTFYKDAPEGEFVPGLMHVTLGGYHVGQIEFSAAFDVNATKVGKDLAEAVFAEPNNTYKFSEVKRTGVMVQRGPTLDGLGVYLDGVVEESNAGAVDVAKVLRETHTDVVVSYLPVGSEKATEFYAQAALDAGCGFVNCVPVFIASRKEWREKFEKAGLPILGDDIKSQVGATITHRVLANLFRQRGVKLERTYQLNFGGNTDFLNMLERERLKSKKVSKTQAVTSQLDYQLPEKDIHVGPSDYVPWLADRKFCYIRMEGTTFGNVPLSCELKLEVWDSPNSAGVVIDAVRCAKLAMDRGVGGALIGPSSAFMKSPPEQFTDAEAFERTEAFIRGDASTPGAKKVAKIAKARIVVPAVAPGRDAGNGHANGREHSNGDVGSHSNGHAASGNGHAKKAKAGVNGNGKHNKNGHSGRNG, from the coding sequence ATGCGAGCGAAGACGGTCAGGGTCGCCGTGGTCGGGGTGGGCAACTGTGCCTCCTCGCTCGTGCAGGGCGTGACGTTCTATAAGGACGCGCCCGAGGGCGAGTTCGTGCCGGGGCTGATGCACGTGACGCTGGGCGGGTACCACGTGGGGCAGATCGAGTTCTCGGCGGCGTTCGATGTGAACGCGACGAAGGTGGGCAAGGACCTCGCGGAGGCGGTGTTCGCGGAACCCAACAACACGTACAAGTTCAGCGAGGTGAAGCGGACGGGCGTGATGGTGCAGCGCGGGCCGACGCTGGATGGGCTGGGCGTGTACCTGGACGGCGTGGTGGAGGAGAGCAACGCGGGCGCGGTGGATGTGGCGAAGGTGCTGCGGGAGACCCACACGGACGTGGTGGTGAGCTACCTGCCGGTGGGGTCGGAGAAGGCGACTGAGTTTTACGCCCAAGCGGCGCTGGACGCGGGGTGCGGGTTTGTCAACTGCGTGCCGGTGTTCATCGCCTCGCGCAAGGAGTGGCGTGAGAAGTTCGAAAAGGCGGGGCTGCCGATCCTGGGGGATGACATCAAGAGTCAGGTGGGCGCGACGATCACGCACCGCGTGCTGGCGAACCTGTTCCGCCAGCGCGGCGTGAAACTGGAGCGGACCTACCAGCTGAACTTCGGGGGCAACACCGACTTCCTGAACATGCTGGAGCGCGAGCGGCTCAAGAGCAAGAAGGTGAGCAAGACGCAGGCGGTGACGAGCCAGCTTGACTATCAGCTGCCGGAGAAGGACATCCACGTCGGACCCAGCGACTATGTGCCGTGGCTGGCGGACCGCAAGTTTTGCTACATCCGCATGGAGGGAACGACGTTCGGGAACGTGCCGCTGTCGTGCGAGCTGAAGCTCGAAGTGTGGGACTCGCCCAACAGCGCTGGGGTGGTGATCGACGCGGTCCGGTGCGCGAAGCTGGCGATGGACCGGGGCGTGGGCGGGGCGCTCATCGGGCCGAGCAGCGCGTTCATGAAGAGCCCGCCGGAGCAGTTCACGGACGCGGAGGCGTTCGAGCGGACGGAGGCTTTCATCCGCGGCGATGCATCCACGCCTGGCGCGAAGAAGGTGGCGAAGATCGCGAAGGCGCGGATCGTGGTGCCGGCCGTCGCGCCGGGGCGGGACGCGGGCAATGGGCATGCGAACGGGCGTGAGCACTCGAATGGGGACGTGGGCAGCCACTCGAACGGGCACGCCGCGAGCGGCAACGGGCACGCGAAGAAGGCGAAGGCGGGCGTCAACGGGAACGGCAAGCACAACAAGAACGGCCACTCCGGGCGGAATGGGTGA
- a CDS encoding glycosyltransferase translates to MKIVVFGLTVSSSWGNGHATLWRGLIAALARRGHRVVFFEKDVPYYAGYHRDLHELRDGELIFYGEFGDALELARRHLADADVGMVTSYCPDGRAASDLVLSSSAAARVFYDLDTGVTLANLEAGQVPAYLPERGLGDFDLVLSYTGGRALEQLRTTLGARRVAPLYGHVDPAVHHPVDAVDQYRADLSYLGTYAADRQQALEKLFIQPAQQLAERRFLIGGAQYPADFPWTPNIYFVRHMPPPQHPHFFCSSRLTLNVTRKAMAEYGYCPSGRLFEAAACGAPVLTDWFEGLEAFFEPGCEVLVARSSGDAIAAIELSDAELRRVAEAARERTLSEHTSERRAQDFERAVAGALGARTAIDDAAALAAGRGG, encoded by the coding sequence ATGAAGATCGTCGTCTTCGGCCTGACCGTGAGTTCCTCCTGGGGCAATGGGCACGCCACGCTGTGGCGGGGGCTGATCGCGGCCCTTGCGCGGCGCGGGCACCGCGTGGTGTTCTTCGAGAAGGACGTGCCGTACTACGCGGGGTACCACCGCGACCTGCACGAGCTGCGCGACGGTGAGCTGATCTTCTACGGCGAGTTTGGCGATGCCTTGGAGCTGGCGCGCCGGCACCTCGCGGACGCGGACGTGGGCATGGTGACGTCGTACTGCCCTGATGGGCGGGCGGCGAGCGACCTGGTGCTGTCGTCATCGGCCGCGGCGAGGGTGTTCTATGACCTCGATACGGGCGTGACGCTGGCGAACCTGGAGGCGGGGCAGGTGCCGGCGTACCTGCCCGAGCGGGGGCTCGGGGACTTTGACCTGGTGCTGAGCTACACGGGGGGGCGGGCGCTGGAGCAGCTGCGCACGACGCTGGGTGCGCGGCGTGTCGCCCCGCTCTACGGGCATGTGGACCCAGCCGTGCACCACCCGGTTGACGCTGTTGACCAGTACCGCGCGGACCTGTCGTACCTGGGGACGTACGCGGCGGACCGGCAGCAGGCACTGGAGAAGTTGTTCATACAGCCGGCGCAACAGCTGGCGGAGCGGCGGTTCCTGATCGGCGGGGCGCAGTACCCCGCGGACTTCCCGTGGACGCCCAACATCTACTTCGTGCGGCACATGCCGCCCCCGCAGCACCCGCACTTCTTCTGCTCGTCGCGGCTGACGCTGAATGTGACGCGGAAGGCGATGGCGGAGTACGGCTACTGCCCCTCGGGGCGGCTGTTTGAGGCCGCGGCGTGCGGAGCGCCGGTGCTGACCGACTGGTTCGAGGGGCTGGAGGCGTTCTTTGAGCCCGGCTGCGAGGTGCTGGTGGCGCGCAGCAGCGGCGACGCCATCGCCGCCATCGAGCTGAGCGACGCGGAGCTGCGGCGCGTGGCGGAGGCGGCGCGGGAGCGGACCCTGAGCGAGCACACGTCGGAGCGGCGGGCGCAGGACTTCGAGCGTGCGGTTGCAGGAGCGCTCGGCGCACGTACTGCCATCGATGATGCGGCGGCCCTGGCGGCCGGGAGGGGAGGCTGA
- a CDS encoding phosphopentomutase, with protein MRRALVIVLDSVGVGAALDAADYGDVGASTLPHILDRTGIELPNLWRLGMGQVIGTRLVGRPVGAYGRMRPWARGKDSTTGHWELMGCVLEEPFAVFERFPEELVRAIEQECGVEFIGNKAASGTGIIDELGAEHVATGRLILYTSADSVLQIAAHEGVVPVEELYEVCRVARRHADAYRIGRVIARPFVGAEGAWQRTGNRHDYSMEPTRTVLDCLLEAGVATRSVGKVFDLFAGRGLFESHPTASNREGMECTLDLWRRGEPGLVFTNLVDFDTVYGHRRDVEGYARALVEFDEWLGTLLPHCSREDLVIITADHGNDPTFRGTDHTREEVPVLMLGVEAGALGVRETFADVGATLCEWFGVEGVGVGRSMLGWSVGRRHAA; from the coding sequence GTGAGACGGGCGCTCGTGATCGTGCTGGACAGCGTGGGAGTAGGCGCCGCGCTGGACGCGGCGGACTATGGGGATGTCGGCGCGAGCACGCTGCCGCACATCCTGGACCGGACCGGGATCGAGCTGCCCAACCTGTGGCGGCTGGGGATGGGGCAGGTGATCGGGACGCGGCTGGTGGGGCGACCTGTGGGGGCGTATGGGCGGATGAGGCCGTGGGCGAGGGGGAAGGACAGCACGACCGGGCACTGGGAGCTGATGGGGTGCGTGCTGGAGGAGCCCTTCGCGGTGTTCGAGCGGTTTCCCGAGGAGCTCGTGCGGGCGATTGAGCAGGAGTGCGGGGTTGAGTTCATTGGGAACAAGGCCGCGAGCGGGACGGGGATTATCGATGAGCTGGGGGCGGAGCATGTGGCGACGGGGAGGCTGATCCTGTACACGTCGGCGGATTCGGTGCTGCAGATCGCTGCGCACGAGGGTGTGGTGCCAGTGGAGGAGCTTTACGAGGTGTGCCGCGTGGCACGCCGGCATGCGGATGCGTACCGCATCGGACGGGTGATTGCGCGGCCCTTTGTTGGTGCGGAGGGCGCGTGGCAGCGGACGGGGAACCGGCATGACTACTCGATGGAGCCGACGCGGACGGTGCTGGACTGCCTGCTGGAAGCGGGCGTGGCGACGCGGTCCGTTGGGAAGGTGTTCGACCTGTTCGCCGGGCGCGGCCTTTTCGAGAGCCACCCGACGGCGAGCAACCGCGAGGGGATGGAGTGCACGCTGGACTTGTGGCGGCGCGGGGAGCCGGGCCTGGTGTTCACGAACCTGGTGGACTTTGACACGGTGTACGGGCACCGGCGAGATGTGGAGGGGTACGCGCGGGCCCTGGTGGAGTTCGACGAGTGGCTGGGGACGCTGCTCCCCCACTGCTCGCGGGAGGACCTCGTCATCATCACGGCGGATCATGGGAACGACCCGACGTTCCGCGGGACGGACCACACGCGCGAGGAGGTGCCGGTGCTGATGCTTGGGGTTGAGGCGGGCGCGCTGGGGGTGCGCGAGACCTTTGCGGATGTCGGTGCCACGCTGTGCGAGTGGTTCGGGGTAGAGGGGGTGGGTGTGGGGCGGTCGATGCTGGGGTGGAGCGTGGGACGGAGGCACGCGGCGTAG